In a single window of the Myxococcus fulvus genome:
- a CDS encoding diacylglycerol/lipid kinase family protein, translating to MTDIAVLVNLRARRGSEGVGGLVQRFLPRARVALTRSLDEARHWISDNLRPNPPSLLLAGGGDGTITGLLNELRAAGVALPAIGVLPMGTGNAWARVTGAPKPSVALKQIAAMKNDLPPLRPFSLVRVDGKVAPFAGTGWDAEMIQDFKDQLAASGPLRSQQAGLRGYLTAMFTRTVPRHMFGGGNPRVSVYNMGDAALTVDAKGHVVPVPNSEKGALLYEGPAGVAGAATTPEWGFGFKAFPFAQKVPHRLSVRVYGAGVLEATRNMFKLWRGEHPLPHMNDWFVQKLRMDFDREVPFQMGGDVIGLRRSVEFDLAGESVQLVDWHKLSRMVKA from the coding sequence ATGACCGACATCGCCGTCCTCGTCAACTTGCGCGCACGCCGTGGCTCCGAGGGAGTCGGCGGCCTGGTGCAGCGCTTCCTCCCCCGTGCCCGCGTGGCGCTCACCCGCTCGCTCGACGAGGCCCGTCACTGGATTTCCGACAACCTCCGGCCCAACCCGCCCTCCCTCCTCCTGGCCGGCGGCGGCGATGGCACCATCACCGGGCTGCTCAATGAGCTGCGCGCGGCGGGCGTGGCGCTGCCCGCCATCGGCGTGCTGCCCATGGGCACCGGCAACGCCTGGGCCCGAGTGACGGGCGCCCCGAAGCCCTCCGTGGCGCTCAAGCAGATCGCCGCGATGAAGAATGATTTGCCGCCCCTGCGGCCCTTCTCGCTGGTCCGCGTGGACGGCAAGGTGGCCCCCTTCGCCGGCACGGGCTGGGACGCGGAGATGATTCAGGACTTCAAGGATCAGCTCGCGGCTTCCGGCCCCCTGCGCAGCCAGCAGGCCGGCCTGCGTGGCTACCTCACCGCGATGTTCACCCGGACGGTGCCCCGGCACATGTTCGGCGGCGGCAACCCCCGCGTGTCCGTCTACAACATGGGCGACGCGGCGCTCACCGTGGACGCGAAGGGCCACGTGGTCCCCGTGCCCAACAGTGAGAAGGGCGCGCTCTTGTACGAGGGCCCCGCGGGCGTGGCCGGCGCCGCCACGACGCCCGAGTGGGGCTTCGGCTTCAAGGCCTTCCCCTTCGCCCAGAAGGTGCCGCACCGGCTCTCCGTGCGCGTCTACGGCGCGGGCGTGCTGGAGGCCACGCGCAACATGTTCAAGCTGTGGCGCGGCGAGCACCCGCTGCCGCACATGAACGACTGGTTCGTGCAGAAGCTGCGCATGGACTTCGACCGCGAGGTGCCCTTCCAGATGGGCGGCGACGTCATCGGCCTGCGGCGCTCGGTGGAGTTCGACCTGGCCGGGGAGAGCGTGCAACTCGTCGACTGGCACAAGCTGTCGCGCATGGTGAAGGCGTAG
- a CDS encoding NUDIX hydrolase codes for MSHTYEYPRPALTVDCVVFGLDDDDLKVLLIQRGVEPFQGRWALPGGFVRMDESLDEAARRELEEESGIRPGHLEQLFTFGEPERDPRGRVVTVAYFALVKLSAHTLRAATDAREAAWFSVWDTPKLAFDHADILTTALQRLKGKVRYQPIGFELLPPKFTLTQLQRLYEIVLERELDKRNFRKKILAMDLLEELDEVEQDVSHRAARLYRFDHKKYRQLEKAGFNFEL; via the coding sequence GTGAGCCACACCTACGAGTACCCGAGACCGGCGTTGACGGTGGACTGTGTCGTCTTCGGCCTGGATGACGACGACCTGAAGGTGCTGCTCATCCAGCGCGGCGTGGAGCCGTTCCAGGGACGCTGGGCCCTGCCCGGCGGCTTCGTGCGCATGGACGAGTCGCTGGACGAGGCGGCCCGGCGCGAGCTCGAGGAGGAGTCCGGCATCCGCCCCGGGCACCTGGAGCAGCTCTTCACGTTCGGCGAGCCGGAGAGAGACCCTCGGGGCCGCGTCGTCACGGTGGCGTACTTCGCCCTGGTGAAGCTCAGCGCGCACACCCTGCGCGCGGCCACGGATGCGCGCGAGGCGGCGTGGTTCTCCGTCTGGGACACGCCCAAGCTGGCGTTCGACCACGCGGACATCCTCACCACCGCGCTCCAGCGCCTCAAGGGCAAGGTGCGCTACCAGCCCATCGGCTTCGAGCTGCTGCCGCCCAAGTTCACCCTCACCCAGCTCCAGCGCCTGTACGAAATCGTCCTGGAGCGCGAGCTCGACAAGCGCAACTTCCGCAAGAAAATCCTGGCCATGGACCTACTCGAGGAACTGGACGAGGTGGAGCAGGACGTCTCCCACCGCGCCGCGCGCCTCTACCGGTTCGACCACAAGAAGTACCGGCAGCTGGAGAAGGCCGGCTTCAACTTCGAGCTCTGA